A genomic region of Coriobacteriaceae bacterium contains the following coding sequences:
- a CDS encoding Rpn family recombination-promoting nuclease/putative transposase produces the protein MEDRSANEKRKDGSGRRSEVCGMRHAPVFPGEFKFTNDGMFKKVMQDESICRRLLERILNVEVGRIVYRDEEMEVDSGIFSKKVRFDAYIKGEDAVYEVEMQSAREYFLGRRFRFYQGKVDSTLLQPGDEYADLAESYMIFICRDDPFRCGDPVYCFETLSRKRLELDPKSGMHWVALNASAWGKEDNPGMRDLLDYVYNGTVAKGDELVEDIERAVYEANHDEDWVDAMWAGISIEENAERRVRLAARAAAEEAREVALAEGEAIGKAETRAQYNVLVAKLASEGRIDELAAAVDDPAKLDALFAELS, from the coding sequence ATGGAAGACAGGAGCGCCAACGAGAAGAGGAAAGACGGCAGCGGTCGGCGGTCCGAGGTTTGTGGCATGAGGCATGCCCCCGTTTTCCCCGGTGAGTTCAAGTTCACCAACGACGGCATGTTCAAGAAGGTCATGCAGGACGAGTCCATCTGCAGAAGGCTACTTGAGCGCATCCTGAACGTCGAGGTGGGACGCATCGTCTATCGCGACGAGGAGATGGAGGTCGATTCTGGCATCTTCTCGAAGAAGGTCCGCTTCGACGCCTACATCAAAGGTGAGGATGCGGTCTACGAGGTGGAGATGCAAAGCGCACGCGAGTACTTTCTGGGAAGGCGTTTCAGGTTCTACCAGGGAAAGGTCGACTCCACGCTTCTGCAACCCGGAGACGAGTACGCCGATCTTGCCGAGAGCTACATGATCTTCATCTGCAGGGACGACCCGTTCAGATGCGGAGACCCGGTCTATTGCTTCGAGACATTGAGCAGGAAGCGCCTAGAACTCGACCCGAAAAGCGGAATGCATTGGGTGGCATTGAACGCGTCTGCTTGGGGAAAAGAGGACAATCCGGGCATGCGCGACTTACTCGACTACGTGTACAATGGCACCGTGGCCAAAGGGGATGAGCTCGTCGAGGACATCGAGCGGGCCGTCTATGAAGCCAATCATGACGAGGATTGGGTGGACGCCATGTGGGCAGGCATCAGCATCGAGGAAAACGCGGAGCGCAGGGTGCGCTTGGCGGCTCGCGCAGCCGCAGAGGAGGCCCGCGAAGTGGCGCTAGCCGAAGGCGAGGCGATCGGCAAAGCCGAAACTCGCGCGCAATACAACGTCCTTGTCGCCAAACTTGCATCCGAAGGGCGCATCGATGAGCTTGCCGCCGCAGTCGATGATCCCGCGAAGCTCGACGCCCTGTTCGCCGAGCTCTCGTGA
- a CDS encoding alpha/beta hydrolase has translation MSNYQVEDLILEHDEKSIFGRIYLPDEAANGKRVPLVICAHGFGGNNESCEAYAREFAKRGYAAYCLDFCGAANSKSSGDTSEMTIFTEQADMEDAYTELAELSYVDLNNVFLFGMSMGGAVAALAAANKSSLIKGLILLYPAFSIPGDVRRAWPNRDEFPESFGIFNAEVGRAFIEAIYDFDFYEHIAKYTGPVLILHGMSDDIVASGYSVRAVNIYPRADLELIGEVGHGFTGGAFKYAVRKIVGFLDEEADLPDESGLNGDLNFKGGGMFG, from the coding sequence ATGAGTAACTACCAAGTTGAGGACCTGATTCTCGAGCATGACGAGAAGAGCATCTTCGGCCGCATCTACCTTCCTGACGAAGCCGCGAACGGCAAGCGCGTGCCGCTCGTGATCTGCGCCCATGGCTTCGGCGGCAACAACGAGTCCTGCGAAGCCTACGCACGCGAGTTCGCAAAACGCGGCTATGCAGCCTACTGCCTCGATTTCTGTGGTGCGGCCAATTCCAAATCGAGTGGCGACACGAGCGAGATGACCATCTTCACCGAGCAGGCTGATATGGAGGATGCCTATACGGAGCTTGCAGAGCTCAGCTACGTCGACCTCAATAACGTCTTCCTCTTTGGCATGAGCATGGGCGGTGCCGTTGCCGCACTTGCCGCCGCGAACAAGAGCAGCCTCATCAAGGGGCTCATCCTGCTCTATCCCGCTTTCAGCATTCCCGGCGACGTACGACGCGCGTGGCCCAACCGCGATGAGTTTCCCGAGAGCTTTGGCATCTTCAACGCCGAGGTCGGTCGCGCCTTCATCGAGGCAATCTATGACTTCGACTTTTACGAACACATCGCCAAATACACCGGCCCCGTACTTATCCTGCACGGCATGAGTGACGACATCGTCGCATCGGGCTATTCCGTACGCGCCGTCAACATCTACCCGCGCGCAGACCTCGAACTCATCGGAGAGGTCGGTCACGGCTTTACGGGCGGTGCCTTCAAGTACGCCGTACGCAAGATTGTCGGCTTCCTCGATGAGGAGGCTGACCTCCCCGACGAGTCAGGCCTTAACGGCGACCTGAACTTCAAGGGCGGCGGGATGTTCGGCTAA
- a CDS encoding LutB/LldF family L-lactate oxidation iron-sulfur protein: protein MAILYDTEASLRERAAKCIEDDFKHQAIQTAQETFYQKRAALVEAEPDWQGLRTTAMDIRDHVTKNLDYYVKQFAQNASDHGVNVHFASTGNQALWEALDIFENHGAFKAVKSKSMMTEEIGLNHVLEEAGVEVIETDCAENILQTACDMPSHIVVPALHHTRDDIAELYRKECGYDGDNVPEHITHFLRKMLRPEFLSAQVGIRGCNFAVAETGSVTLVTNEGNGRMVDSFPPVQIVFVGIDRIVPTLESLDIFMALLPKSAVGSKMTAYFSVDTGARHEGELDGPAEVHYIIMDNGRHKLLDTEFEPMMRCIRCGACLNICPVYRHISGHGYGSIYPGPMGLVLTPELVGYDDANAKAMTFACTLCGACTEHCPVRIPIHDLVRDHRIAIVDEGKNNKVEVPIFKAMQAMWSSSPLYMALMRLGRPVMNILTRGKSSLDERSAWIPVLGSWTSSRDFDVIAPYRFRTWLAEHNAARAEERAKTHDDQDQKGGA from the coding sequence ATGGCGATTCTATATGACACCGAAGCGTCTCTGCGCGAGCGCGCTGCCAAGTGCATCGAGGATGACTTCAAGCATCAGGCAATCCAGACGGCGCAGGAGACTTTCTACCAAAAGCGCGCCGCGCTCGTCGAGGCAGAGCCGGATTGGCAGGGCCTGCGCACGACGGCAATGGACATACGCGATCACGTCACCAAGAACCTCGACTACTACGTGAAGCAGTTCGCGCAGAACGCGAGCGACCATGGCGTGAACGTGCACTTTGCGTCGACGGGCAACCAGGCACTTTGGGAGGCGCTCGACATTTTCGAGAATCACGGCGCCTTCAAGGCCGTCAAGTCCAAGAGCATGATGACCGAGGAGATCGGTCTCAATCACGTGCTCGAGGAGGCGGGTGTCGAGGTCATCGAGACCGATTGCGCCGAGAACATCCTGCAAACGGCTTGCGACATGCCCTCGCACATCGTCGTGCCTGCGCTCCATCATACGCGCGATGATATCGCCGAGCTCTACCGCAAGGAGTGCGGATACGATGGCGACAACGTCCCCGAGCACATCACGCACTTCCTACGCAAGATGCTGCGCCCCGAGTTCCTGAGTGCCCAAGTGGGCATACGCGGCTGCAACTTTGCGGTGGCGGAGACCGGCTCGGTCACGCTTGTCACTAACGAGGGCAACGGTCGCATGGTCGACAGCTTCCCACCGGTGCAGATTGTCTTCGTCGGCATCGACCGCATCGTCCCCACGCTCGAGTCCCTCGACATCTTCATGGCCCTGCTGCCCAAGAGCGCCGTGGGTTCCAAGATGACGGCATATTTCAGCGTGGATACCGGTGCGCGCCATGAGGGCGAACTGGACGGACCGGCCGAGGTCCACTACATCATCATGGATAACGGGCGCCACAAGCTGCTCGATACCGAGTTCGAGCCCATGATGCGCTGCATCCGCTGTGGCGCCTGCCTCAACATTTGCCCCGTGTATCGCCATATCAGCGGGCATGGTTACGGGTCCATCTACCCCGGCCCCATGGGTCTCGTACTCACGCCCGAGCTCGTGGGTTACGACGATGCCAACGCCAAGGCGATGACCTTTGCCTGTACCCTCTGCGGTGCCTGCACCGAGCATTGCCCGGTGCGCATTCCCATACACGACCTCGTGCGCGATCACCGCATCGCGATTGTCGATGAGGGCAAGAACAACAAGGTCGAGGTACCCATCTTCAAGGCCATGCAAGCCATGTGGTCGAGCAGTCCGCTGTACATGGCGCTCATGCGCCTCGGGCGTCCCGTCATGAACATCCTCACTCGTGGCAAATCATCACTCGACGAGCGCAGCGCCTGGATTCCCGTCCTCGGCAGCTGGACCTCGTCACGTGATTTCGACGTCATCGCGCCGTATCGCTTCCGCACCTGGTTGGCCGAGCATAATGCCGCCCGCGCCGAGGAGCGTGCGAAGACGCATGACGACCAAGACCAGAAGGGCGGTGCATGA
- a CDS encoding (Fe-S)-binding protein: MKVAFFPGCMVDMFYPEIGIAAVNVLERLGCEVEMPEEQVCCGQGLLNSGYAKETIPVAKNILDAYDLDQYETIVSLTGSCMNAIINDYPTVLEDVEYLHKLERIRPRMFEFTDFIVNQLHTTDVGASFHHKVTYHKSCHVTRFLGIEEQPLQLLKAVEGLEYIEMVHAERCCGFGGTFSFKEPEISAEIVKEKCATIIETGADVVCGADAPCLMNIKGALARLRTQGALDRDIRVMHIAQILDARE; this comes from the coding sequence ATGAAGGTTGCGTTTTTCCCCGGTTGCATGGTCGACATGTTCTATCCCGAAATCGGCATTGCCGCGGTCAACGTGCTCGAGCGTCTCGGTTGTGAGGTCGAGATGCCCGAAGAGCAGGTCTGCTGCGGGCAGGGGCTTCTCAACTCGGGATACGCTAAGGAGACCATACCCGTCGCCAAGAACATACTCGACGCGTATGACCTCGATCAATACGAGACGATCGTTTCGCTCACGGGCTCGTGCATGAACGCCATCATCAATGATTACCCCACGGTGCTCGAGGACGTGGAGTACCTGCACAAACTCGAGCGCATCAGGCCGCGCATGTTCGAGTTCACGGACTTCATCGTCAACCAGCTGCATACGACCGATGTGGGCGCGAGCTTCCATCACAAGGTCACCTATCACAAGAGCTGCCATGTCACGCGATTTCTCGGCATCGAGGAACAGCCCCTGCAGCTGCTCAAGGCCGTTGAGGGGCTCGAATACATCGAGATGGTGCATGCCGAGCGCTGCTGTGGCTTTGGCGGAACCTTCTCCTTCAAGGAACCGGAGATTTCGGCGGAGATCGTCAAGGAGAAGTGCGCGACCATCATCGAGACGGGCGCCGATGTCGTATGCGGTGCTGACGCACCCTGCCTCATGAACATCAAGGGCGCGCTTGCGCGCTTGCGCACGCAAGGAGCGCTCGACCGTGATATCCGCGTCATGCATATCGCGCAGATTCTGGATGCGAGGGAGTAA
- a CDS encoding dicarboxylate/amino acid:cation symporter produces MTDKKARRFNLTTWILISLVAGIIVGLACSYLIPAGSPADDIFIEGICYVCGQWFVRLMQMLVVPLVFCSIVCGAASMSDPKMLGKVGIGTIAIYLLTTALAVVIAIMLAEVCKPGMGLDMAAIVAVEPTVTTTEQTFAEMLINIIPKNVVTAMNNGDMLPIIFFALMLGFILGRLGKKVATVNRFFTQFNAIMMKMIGVILRVAPIGIFCLITRTFCNLGISGVLPMVKFIGTVYLGLAVQLLVVYMLILFIGTRLNPFHFLHKFWPVMAFAFSTSSSNATIPLNMETLEKKMGVDNRVASFTIPLGATINMDGTAIMQGAAVVFIAQAFGIDLTFAALVTVVLTAVTASIGTAGVPGVGTIMLAMVFDSIGLPAEGVAMIMGIDRLLDMGRTAINITGDAVVTTVMANFVGLLDKDVYRNKDYGAISESELDAPTDPVDYDEFTEHGDPTEVGEQGEPDRFKDMDYPTVGKGADNE; encoded by the coding sequence ATGACCGATAAGAAAGCCCGTCGCTTTAACCTGACCACGTGGATACTCATATCGCTTGTCGCGGGCATCATCGTGGGCCTCGCGTGCAGCTATCTCATTCCGGCTGGCTCACCCGCCGATGACATCTTCATCGAGGGCATCTGCTATGTCTGCGGCCAATGGTTCGTGCGCCTCATGCAGATGCTCGTCGTTCCGCTTGTCTTCTGCTCGATCGTCTGCGGCGCGGCGTCCATGAGCGACCCCAAGATGCTCGGCAAGGTCGGCATCGGCACCATCGCAATCTACTTGCTCACCACGGCGCTTGCCGTCGTCATCGCCATCATGCTTGCCGAGGTCTGCAAGCCGGGCATGGGGCTTGACATGGCAGCCATCGTCGCCGTCGAGCCAACCGTGACAACAACCGAGCAAACCTTCGCCGAGATGCTCATCAACATCATCCCCAAGAACGTCGTGACGGCGATGAACAACGGCGACATGCTTCCCATCATCTTCTTCGCCCTCATGCTCGGCTTCATCTTGGGACGTCTTGGCAAGAAGGTCGCCACGGTCAATCGCTTCTTCACGCAGTTCAACGCCATCATGATGAAGATGATCGGCGTCATCCTGCGCGTCGCCCCCATTGGCATCTTCTGCCTCATCACGCGCACCTTCTGCAATTTGGGCATCTCGGGCGTGCTGCCCATGGTCAAGTTCATCGGCACCGTGTACCTCGGACTTGCCGTACAACTGCTCGTCGTCTACATGCTCATCCTCTTCATCGGCACGCGCCTCAACCCCTTCCACTTCCTGCACAAGTTCTGGCCGGTCATGGCATTCGCGTTCTCCACGAGCTCGAGCAACGCCACCATCCCGCTCAACATGGAGACGCTCGAGAAGAAGATGGGTGTCGACAATCGCGTCGCCTCCTTCACCATCCCGCTGGGTGCCACCATCAACATGGACGGCACCGCCATCATGCAGGGTGCTGCCGTCGTCTTCATCGCCCAGGCATTTGGCATTGACCTTACGTTCGCCGCACTCGTCACCGTCGTGCTCACGGCCGTGACCGCCTCCATTGGCACGGCCGGCGTACCCGGCGTGGGCACCATCATGCTCGCCATGGTCTTCGATTCCATCGGGCTTCCTGCCGAGGGCGTTGCGATGATCATGGGCATCGACCGCCTCCTCGACATGGGTCGCACCGCCATCAACATCACGGGCGATGCTGTCGTCACGACCGTCATGGCGAACTTTGTCGGGTTGCTCGACAAGGACGTATACCGCAACAAGGACTACGGTGCGATCAGCGAGTCGGAACTCGACGCACCGACCGATCCCGTCGATTATGATGAGTTTACCGAGCATGGCGATCCCACCGAAGTTGGCGAGCAGGGAGAGCCGGATCGATTCAAGGACATGGACTACCCAACCGTCGGCAAGGGAGCAGACAATGAGTAA
- a CDS encoding lactate utilization protein C, which yields MMERATLESFLAPISRQLGHEAVPQDVQPLDYEKNPPARLTDGLDHPQLVDMFVDEAQKVQVGVHRCKSTEVAQTIVDIIKADDEAGSVVYADDHRIEKMHIPAALEKCDAVTGLTRWDATAGRDAMVDACNVARYGITFAQSGIAETATIVQPCSEKCGRSISLLPTVHIAIVNAADVKATMGDWLAALDEEGAPAGENLPSQICFISGPSATADIELVRVEGVHGPMAVHYIVIEGRGLHSQA from the coding sequence ATGATGGAGCGCGCAACACTCGAGAGCTTCCTGGCTCCCATCTCCCGGCAATTGGGGCACGAGGCTGTTCCGCAGGACGTGCAGCCGCTCGACTACGAGAAGAACCCTCCTGCACGTCTCACCGATGGCCTCGATCATCCGCAACTCGTCGATATGTTCGTCGACGAGGCGCAGAAGGTGCAAGTGGGCGTGCACCGTTGCAAGTCGACGGAGGTCGCCCAGACGATTGTCGATATCATCAAGGCAGATGACGAGGCCGGTTCGGTCGTCTATGCAGACGACCACCGCATCGAGAAAATGCACATCCCCGCTGCGCTCGAGAAGTGCGACGCAGTCACGGGCCTTACGCGTTGGGACGCAACGGCCGGTCGTGATGCCATGGTCGATGCATGCAATGTCGCACGCTACGGCATTACGTTTGCCCAGAGTGGCATCGCAGAGACCGCGACCATTGTTCAACCGTGCAGCGAGAAATGCGGTCGCTCCATCAGCCTGCTGCCAACCGTCCACATCGCCATCGTCAACGCGGCCGATGTGAAGGCGACGATGGGTGACTGGCTTGCGGCGCTTGACGAGGAAGGCGCACCGGCGGGCGAGAACCTACCCTCGCAGATCTGCTTCATCAGCGGTCCGTCGGCGACGGCGGACATCGAGCTCGTGCGCGTCGAGGGCGTTCACGGTCCGATGGCGGTTCACTACATCGTCATCGAGGGGCGCGGCCTGCACAGTCAGGCCTAA
- a CDS encoding amidohydrolase yields the protein MLFANIDILDENLDHKRGMFVGTEGSHITYVGAEEPTDAARFGERYDGTGKLLMSAFYNTHAHTPMTLLRGYAENQPLQQWLNDTVWPFEGKMDMEKKHHYWGCMLSQAEMLRYGVVGYTDMYFATIDRCKATLEAGMKANHCDGGTMCFVETDYDTLPVAAVNEQLFAEYQNAGDGRVKIDMCVHGEYTTPQGMIERCVAEAKAHDTGLHIHLAETKLECDECKERHDGMTPAAWFDHLGAFDIPVTAAHCVWVEPSDIELMAAKGVNVSLNPASNMKLASGFAPVQAMIDAGVHCSIGTDGMASNNTHNILQSAYLLACAQKGNALDPAIITPKEILRMLTVNGARSQRRHDCGVLAQGKRADLVVMDIDTPWMTPVHDIATNLVYSANGADVVLTMCDGRVLYRDGEYETIDVEKAKAEVKRSVDEVLAAL from the coding sequence ATGCTCTTTGCCAACATCGACATCCTCGACGAGAACCTCGACCACAAGCGCGGCATGTTCGTGGGCACCGAGGGCAGTCACATCACCTACGTGGGTGCCGAGGAGCCCACAGATGCTGCGCGCTTTGGCGAGCGCTACGACGGCACGGGCAAGCTGCTCATGAGCGCGTTCTACAACACGCACGCACACACGCCCATGACGCTGCTGCGCGGCTATGCCGAGAACCAGCCTCTCCAGCAGTGGCTCAACGACACGGTCTGGCCCTTCGAGGGCAAGATGGACATGGAGAAGAAGCACCATTACTGGGGCTGCATGCTCAGCCAGGCCGAGATGCTGCGCTATGGCGTGGTGGGCTACACCGACATGTACTTCGCCACCATCGACCGCTGCAAGGCCACCCTCGAGGCGGGCATGAAGGCCAATCACTGCGATGGCGGCACGATGTGCTTTGTCGAGACCGACTACGACACGCTACCCGTGGCCGCGGTGAACGAGCAGCTCTTTGCCGAGTACCAGAACGCCGGTGACGGCCGCGTGAAGATCGACATGTGCGTGCACGGCGAGTACACCACGCCTCAGGGCATGATCGAGCGTTGCGTGGCCGAAGCCAAGGCGCACGACACGGGTCTGCACATCCATCTGGCCGAGACCAAGCTCGAGTGCGACGAGTGCAAGGAGCGCCACGACGGCATGACCCCGGCGGCCTGGTTCGATCACCTGGGAGCCTTCGACATTCCCGTCACCGCGGCGCATTGCGTGTGGGTCGAGCCCTCCGATATCGAGCTCATGGCGGCCAAGGGCGTGAACGTGAGCCTGAACCCCGCGAGCAACATGAAGCTCGCGAGCGGCTTTGCGCCGGTGCAGGCCATGATCGATGCCGGCGTGCATTGCTCGATCGGCACGGACGGCATGGCGTCGAACAACACCCACAACATCCTGCAGAGCGCGTACCTGCTCGCTTGCGCCCAGAAGGGCAACGCGCTCGATCCCGCCATCATCACGCCCAAGGAGATTCTGCGCATGCTCACGGTCAACGGCGCGCGTTCCCAACGTCGCCATGATTGCGGCGTGCTAGCGCAGGGCAAGCGTGCTGACCTCGTCGTCATGGACATCGACACGCCGTGGATGACGCCCGTGCACGACATCGCGACCAACCTCGTCTACAGCGCCAATGGCGCGGACGTGGTGCTCACCATGTGCGACGGCCGGGTGCTCTACAGGGACGGGGAGTACGAGACCATCGACGTCGAGAAGGCCAAGGCCGAGGTCAAGCGCAGCGTCGACGAGGTGCTCGCAGCGCTGTAG
- the sstT gene encoding serine/threonine transporter SstT yields MELLRKWNSISLIWRIVIGLVIGAVLGVCSQAFAWDQIMIIDLLGTLFVSALKAVAPILVFFLVLSALANAKTAGSMKTVILLYIVSTILSAFIAVLVSFVFPVDITLANPPEDVAASPEGIGAVLLTLVTNIFSNPVDALMKGNFIGILAWAIVLGIALRNARQSTKTVFENISEAITRVVRWIINLAPFGILGLVYTSVSTSGLEIFTSYGAIILLLVGCMLLIALVVNPIIVFVCIRKNPYPLVLRCLKDSGITAFFTRSSAANIPVNMELCQNLGLNKDNYSVSIPLGATINMAGAAVTISIMTMATVHLLGIQVDFPTAVVLSILSAVGACGASGVAGGSLLLIPLACSLFGIGQDIAMQVVAVGLIIGVIQDSCETALNSSSDVLFTASAEYMARRKKGIEFFPGKDAPLPVEEIEEDKLDEAQLEGTEDTWAAKEIG; encoded by the coding sequence ATGGAGCTCTTGAGAAAGTGGAATTCGATCAGCCTCATCTGGCGCATCGTCATAGGCCTGGTCATCGGCGCGGTCCTGGGCGTGTGCTCCCAGGCGTTCGCATGGGACCAGATCATGATCATCGACCTGCTGGGTACGCTATTCGTCAGCGCATTGAAGGCTGTCGCCCCCATCCTCGTCTTCTTCCTGGTCCTGAGCGCGCTTGCCAACGCCAAGACCGCCGGTTCCATGAAGACCGTCATCCTGCTCTACATCGTGTCGACGATTCTCTCGGCGTTCATCGCCGTGCTCGTGAGCTTTGTCTTCCCCGTCGACATCACGCTGGCCAATCCGCCCGAAGACGTCGCCGCCTCCCCCGAGGGCATCGGCGCCGTGCTTCTCACGCTCGTGACCAACATCTTCTCCAACCCCGTCGATGCGCTCATGAAGGGCAACTTCATCGGCATCCTGGCATGGGCGATCGTCCTCGGCATCGCGCTGCGTAACGCCAGGCAGTCCACCAAGACCGTCTTCGAGAACATCTCCGAGGCGATCACGCGCGTCGTGCGTTGGATCATCAACCTTGCGCCGTTCGGCATCCTCGGCCTTGTCTACACGTCCGTATCCACGAGCGGCCTCGAGATCTTCACCTCCTACGGCGCTATCATCCTGCTGCTCGTCGGCTGCATGCTGCTCATCGCCCTCGTGGTCAATCCCATCATCGTCTTCGTCTGCATCCGCAAGAACCCCTACCCGCTCGTCCTGCGTTGCCTCAAGGACTCGGGCATCACGGCGTTCTTCACCCGTAGCTCGGCGGCAAACATCCCCGTCAACATGGAGCTTTGCCAGAACCTCGGCCTGAACAAGGACAACTACTCCGTCTCCATCCCGCTCGGCGCGACCATCAACATGGCGGGCGCGGCCGTCACCATCTCGATCATGACGATGGCGACCGTGCACCTGCTCGGTATCCAGGTCGACTTCCCCACGGCAGTCGTCCTGAGCATCCTATCCGCCGTTGGTGCCTGTGGCGCATCGGGCGTTGCCGGTGGCTCGCTGCTGCTCATCCCGCTTGCCTGCTCGCTGTTTGGCATCGGTCAGGACATCGCCATGCAGGTCGTCGCCGTTGGCCTCATCATCGGCGTCATCCAGGATTCCTGCGAGACCGCGCTCAACTCCTCCTCCGACGTGCTGTTCACGGCATCCGCCGAGTACATGGCGCGTCGCAAGAAGGGCATCGAGTTCTTCCCCGGCAAGGACGCACCGCTGCCCGTCGAGGAGATCGAGGAGGACAAGCTCGACGAGGCGCAGCTCGAGGGCACCGAGGACACCTGGGCCGCCAAGGAGATCGGGTAG